ACGGGCACCGTGCTCTTGATCCTGCCGGTCGTGGCGGCCGGGCTCGTGGCCCTGACGCAGCTAACGGCGATCGCACTGGTGGGTTGGATCGTGCCGGCGATCCTCGTCGGAGGCTCCATTTGCGGTTGGATCTGTCCCTTGGGGCTTGTCCAAGACGCGCTCGAGGGTCTCGGTAGTAGACTAGGCCTGATCGTGCACCGCCCGCCCGGTCATGAGGTGCTCCTATACCTGAGGTACGTAATCCTGGTTGCCACTCTGGTGCTCGGACCATTTGCCACATATAAGCTCTGGTACAAGGTCTGCCCGATGCACTACCTATCCTACATCCTGCTGGGACGGCAAGAGATCGGCCTTTACTCGGCGCTCAAGATGTCAGCAGCGTTCGGTATACTGGGAGCGTCCGTGTTCGTTCCACGGTTCGTATGCCGTTACATCTGTCCGGTCGGTGTCCTCCTGCGCCTGGCGAACGGCTGGAGTCTACTCGATCCGCTCCTTAAGGACAAAACGGAACTCGTTCGAAAGGGTTGCAAAGGCTGCAAGGTCTGCACGGTATGTCCCAAAGCCCTCGACCCGGCCGAAGCGTTCCCAAACGATTTCGACTGCATGAGGTGTGGGAGATGCCTGAACTGTCCTATCCATCTGAGGATGGTCGGTGAAGGCTGACGCTAGGACGAGGGAACCCACTCGTCACCTCCGACCTCGTCTTCTGTCTGATGGGGGTCGCGGTCGAACTTCACCTGGTCTGAGGAAGGGTCCGAGACAGAGGTCCGCTCCGGATCGTTTTGTAACTCGTAACGACCCACTGGTTGAATTGAGGAGATCGGCGGCGTCGTAGCGGGTCATAGTCTTCTGGACAGATTTCACGCCTCCGATCGAGACCGTCGGGTCCACCTTGAGACAGGATCGAAGCCGAGTCGGACGACCAGGTCCGGATCTACGGGGGAAGGTCGTAGGATGGGGCGAGGGGAGCGCCGAGCTCGAGCTCACCACACCCGACGTTCGGTGTAAACCGACTGAAGATCGAGGAATCCGACGCCGAGTGGAGTTAAAGTGGAACGACCGTAGGTTGTTGTTAGATTCCGGAAAAGCACAACCCCTAACGGGGGGATACCCTTCGCGTGTAAACCTGAACGGGCTGGAGATCGAGGTCACCGAAGGGAGCTTCGTGAACGAGGTATATCACTGGTTTCGGAAGGAAGGATTAGCCGCAGTCGCTCAGGTGAGGATCCCTGGGGTTAGAGGTCGTGTAGATCTACTGGTCGTGGATCGCAGGCCCGTAGTCGTGAATGTGGGGTTCCCAGGCGTCGAAATCACGGACGAGGACCTGCGTAGGGCGCTCCGGTACGTCCGAGCGATCATCGAACGGAACTCGGACTTGGAGCCGGCGGCTGTCGTAACGAACATGAGGGAAGCGTGGTACCGGGACGACCCGATAGGTGAGTGGAAGAAGGAGGAACTGGAAGACCCGATGTCCGACCTAGTCGTGCTGGTTCGGAAGCTCGTGCGTACCGGGATCGAGACGGAGGAGCGTAGATCGGAAAAACCGGGGGACACCGAAAGGATGTTGCCGTGATCACGTCGTTCACAGCCCTCGGTGTGAGTCATCGACGACAGTCTCGATTGCACTCGATCGTCCCGAGGCGTCTCGGTCAGATAGCCACCTCCTATGGGTTACGTCAGGCAGTACTTGAATTAGAGTGGCGGCACGGTCTGGGGTGGACCGCGCTAGGAGGTTATACGCGTGGAAACTCCCCCTCCGATCCCTCAACTGCCGTCGGGCAATTACCTTTCAACACTATTGTCCTTTCCACGAGTTCCCAGACGACGGTAGCTCAACGGGCTCGAACCGACCTTCCTCCACGCTAGTGGACTGGGGTCCACGAGTCACAGTAGGTTTCCCGTGTCACCGACGCGGTGTTTACAATTCTACAATCTACATACGCACCAGGGACGTGTCGATAGTCGATACTTCACTTATCTCACCCGTTTCGGGTCGTAGTACTGGTCCGTGGGTCCGGTGACAGGCGGTTACTCGGATAATGGAGTGAACCCGCGTCGTGGCAGGATCGAAGCCTTGGGTCGGAACACTCGACCAAAGTTCGTGGGTGTATGGGCCCCCGTGCACCGAAGAGGCTTAAAGTCGAACCGTCGACGCCCAGGAGGGAGTTCGATGGCTGTCGAATGGGAGTTCGTGAGGGCTATGGAGTGTGCGATAACCTTGGCCACGGTTAGGCTGTTCGGAGAGCGTGGGAACGCGACTCGTCGAGTCATGGCAAGGATAATGTGCTCCACGAAGATCTACCTGACGATCCACGGGAGGCGCTGATCGAGCTACTGGAACCGTTTGCGGAGGTGGAGTTGGAGGAAGACGAACTTCGGGTGGAGGGCTGTCGTCTGTGCTACTCGAGCTTGATCCGAGACGTGGCGGATCCAGAGGAACTCGAAATTATACGCCAGGTCCCGCCATGTCCGTTCGTACTACTGTTCAATGAGCTCGCGAAACGGAAGGGATGGGACGTACGGATGAAACCCGAGGTTACTCCGTTGTCCGGTGAGACGGAGCCAGGGTCTTGCGTCCAACGGTTGATCTCCGACCGGTCAGGGACGGAGTGATGACGGTCGTCCCCTGCCGGTTCCACGGTTTCTCGCTCCCAGTTATTGCAGTGATACAAGCACTTCGAAGTGAATCGGTCCCATCGTGCCGTACACGTACATGAAAACACATGTGATACACGTCCCGGCGTACGTTCCCGTCCGTCAAAGGACGGCAATGTCGGGTGGTAACGCCTAAGCTTCCTGGCGCCGTCTCAAAGACCTATAGTACTGCAAGGAAAACGGGTGAATCAGCCGGGCCCGTATCTCGGTGGTTCGTGGTGGGTGTGAACACGCACCGGGCGGTGGCCACCCTGAGCTTGCAAGTTTCGCGGTGGAGAGTTGTGGTAGTCACGCCATGGAATCGTGAACATCTTCCGAGTCACTCTCCCGCCGACCCGTCATGCGCTCGACGATGTCCGGGAGCTCCCGACGTAGGGTGTGGTAAACCCGCGTCAACGGGATCTCGGCCGGGCATGCCGTCTCGCACGCCCCGCACTCCACGCAGTACAAGGCGACGCATTGGGCCACGTGAGCGTGCC
Above is a window of Methanopyrus sp. SNP6 DNA encoding:
- a CDS encoding 4Fe-4S binding protein, yielding MSGMEIRKLRVAAQLISAGVAAVGVAFGLKVVVPGIAAGCAGIIDTGTVLLILPVVAAGLVALTQLTAIALVGWIVPAILVGGSICGWICPLGLVQDALEGLGSRLGLIVHRPPGHEVLLYLRYVILVATLVLGPFATYKLWYKVCPMHYLSYILLGRQEIGLYSALKMSAAFGILGASVFVPRFVCRYICPVGVLLRLANGWSLLDPLLKDKTELVRKGCKGCKVCTVCPKALDPAEAFPNDFDCMRCGRCLNCPIHLRMVGEG